GTGGTTTATTTTATTAAGCTTTACATTAATTTTTATAATAGTTATTTTCCTATATACAGTGAGAATAAGAAATATAAAAAAACGAAATGAATTAAAAGGAGAATTGATTAAAATAAGACAACAAGCCCTAAGTTCACAAATGAACCCTCATTTCATTTTTAATTCATTGAATTCTATACAAAATTTTATTATCGAAAATGATAAATTATCCTCTAATCTTTATTTGTCGAAATTTGCTTCTTTAATGAGAAAGGTGTTAAACAATTCTCAAAAACAAACAATAAGCTTGCAGGAAGAAATAGAGGCATTAACTTTATACATTGAGTTGGAAGCAATGCGGTTTAAAGATAAATTTCAATTTATTATAAATGTTGATAAAAATTTGAATATTGAATTAATTAACATTCCGCCACTTATACTTCAGCCTTATGTTGAAAATGCAATATGGCATGGATTAATGCACAAAGATTGTAATGGTTTGCTAAAAATTGACTTTGTATTAGAAAATAATTATGTAATATGTTGCATAGAAGATGATGGTATTGGGCGTGAAAAAGCAATGGAAATAAAGAAAAAGAAACAACAAACTTATAAATCTTTAGGAACAAATATCACAAAAAAGAGACTTGATTTATTTAATTTACTTCATCAATCAGAAATGCAGGTTGTTTTTCATGATTTGAAAGATAAAAACGGAAATGCTATTGGAACAAAAGTGGAAATTATTTTTTCTGTTCATTAATTTTACTAAAAAATGTTCATGGTACGGTAATTTATTATAATTATGTTCTTCAATATTTATAATTATTAAATACAAGGAACATATAAATATATTTTTTTAAACAGGTCGCTCCAATGGAGCTAATATTCAGGCGTTTTCTTCTTATTCTATAAACAGGTCAATCCTAACGGATTTTTTCGTATATTTATAGTTCCGTTTGATTAATTACGCTAGGAATTACTGCTGTTTATAGAATTAATGGTATTCCTAATAAATTTAGCCACGAATGCTCAGCAATTTTCTAAAGGTAATTGGTTATAGAAAAATGAAATATAAATGATTGTATTATAGGTTTTTGGATTATAATATACAGTATTAATATATAGCGAAATGAATTTTTAGTGAATTTTTGTGTCTTGGTGTTTTGGTGGCAGTTATAATTTTGCCTCCAAATCATTAAAGCACAAAATCTCACCAAGTACTGCCATAAATTTACATTAGTTTATATTTTTAATCTATTTGGTTGTCTGGGATTAAAAAAAAACACTAAGATAAATATTCCTCATAAAATTACTGAGTGCTCGTGGTACCTTGTTAAAGAGATACATTTGCATCATGCGTTTGCCCTTAAATAAAAATAATTGAAGAATAAATAATTAATTTTGTATATTGTATAATTATATACTTTATTATGGATGATATAATTCTAAAAACAGTAATTATAGACGATGAACAGGATGCTGTAAAAGCAATAGAATTGATTGTTAGTGAATATTGTCCGAATATTAAAATTGTTGGAAAAGCAAGTTCCGCGGCTGAAGGTATTAAGGAAATTACCGGTAAAAAACCCGATCTTGTATTTCTTGATATTGAAATGCCTCACATGAATGGATTCCAATTATTGGAAAGTATCTCTGACAAGAAGTTTGAGGTTATATTTATTACTGCATATAATCATTATGCAATAAAAGCATTTAAAGTTTGTGCAATTGATTATATTTTAAAACCAATTAATATTGTTGAATTAGTTAATTCAGTGAACAAAGTTGTTCAACTTTACGAAAAACAAATTGTTCGTGATGATAAGTATGAATTACTTTTAAAAAATCTTAAATTTATCCAAAAAAAAAGAATAGCTTTACCTACAGGTGATGGAACAGAATTCATTGATGCTGAAAATATTATCAAAATAGAAGCCGAAGGAAGCTATTCTAAAGTTTATTTTGTTGACCGCAAAGCTATTTTAGTTTCAAAAAACCTGAAAGAAATAGAAACTATAATAGATGACATTTCTTTTTTCAGACCTCATAAGTCATATATTATTAATCTTTCTCATGTAAAAAAATACAATTTACAAATTGGTGGGGAAATTGAATTGATTGATGGTACAAAAGTGATTATTTCAAGGCGAAAAAGAGATGATTTTATAAAAATAGTAACTGCATTTATAAAATAAAATGTAATTGTTCACAGGCTTTAAATAGTTGATTAAAATTTACTCACAATATCTTTTTATTTTTAAGGTGTTCGTGAGATCGCTTTGCTAAGTTCAATATTATACTTCAACAAGCATATAAAGTAAAAAGTTGACAATTGACAATTAACAGTAGGCAAAATTGTCAACTGGATTTCCTTTTATATTTTTCAGTCCCGAGTGCTCGGAAATATTATTTATACTTCGACAAATTCAGCATATAACATTTTGCCAATTTCTATTTCCCGAACTGTATAATTATCATATATAGGTTTGGAAATATTGTAACCGTTCACAAGGTTTAAATATCTGATTTTAAAGTAAAAAGCTAACAGTAGGCAAAAATTGTCAACTGTCAATTGCAAACTGTCAACTTAAAATTTTGTTAATCAACCTGCCAGACGTCAAGCTGGTTTACTATGTTATTTATTAAGCTTATTAAGGGTTAAAACGAAACAAAATTTAACATAACAATAAAATTCTAATAATTTTACCGATAATATCCCAAATCTGACCGTTTATAAACTCATTTCTAACCGTTCGTAAACTCACTATTGCAGATTAAAATTTTCCGAGTTTTATTTGTATAGATTTTAAAATCGAAAAAGGATTAATTTTTAAAATTAAATTAATATTATGGGCGAAGCCGAAAACCCTTAAATAGAGTAGGCAATAGATAAAAAAAAATAAATTATGAAAACAATTAAAAAACTAATTTTATTTTCAGCAATTTTTGCATTAAGTGCAAATTTTTCTTTTGGACAATGGAGTCCTAATGGTTCAAAAATTTTTTATAACGATGGCAATGTCGGTATCGGAACAAATAATCCTTCAGCAAAGTTGCATATATATGATGGAATAATAAAAATCGATCATTCAAGCTATCCCCTGGCTTATTTTATGAAAAGCGGGGCACTAAAAGCAGGTATAGGTTTTACTGATGAGTTAAGATTTTCGGTTGGCAGCAATGGATTGATAACGGATACTAAAATGGTTATTAATCATTCAGGCTATGTCGGTATCGGAACAGAAAATCCTATCAATAAATTAACAATTATATCTGAAAGTTCAAATGCAGCAACTGCATTTTTTGGAGCAGAAGGAACAGGAACTGCTGGAATTTATTTTGATGCATCCAATGGTGATGGTGCGGGTTTGGATTATGCTAGTTTGATTCAAAAAGATGATTTATCAATAGAATTAAATAATTATGGTAATAACCCTATAAATTTTCGTACTAATAATAATGACCGTATGACAATTTCTGGTAATGGAAATGTTGGTATTGGAACAACAAGTTTATATTATAAATTAGATGTTGCAGGCACGATTAATGCTACTGATATCAAGATTAACGGACAATCGATTTCTGTAGGTGGCTCAAGTGTTTGGAGTACTAGCGGGTCTAATATTTATCGTTCAAATGGCAATGTTGGTATTGGAACAAATAATCCAAATTTACTTCTTTCTGTTTCAAGTTCAACAGGGGGTGGATTAATTTCAGTTATTGATACTGAAAATGATGAATCAAGCGCAAATCCATATTTGGCATATTATTATGGAACATCCCCGACTAGATTGGGTTATGTTGGATATGGTTCAACAGGTAATAATGATTTATACGTTACTAATGATAAAGGAGGATTAAGATTTAGGGATAATACCGGAGAAGTAATGTATGTTAATGGAGGGAATGTTGGTATCGGAACAACTGATCCAGACTATAAACTTGAGGTTGATGCAGGTCAAGGAAAAGGTATTAAATTGACTACTAATCATCAACCTAATACTTGGGGAAATGCATTATTAATTGAAACACAAGGCTCTCAATATACCAAGGCTATTACAGTTATGGGGCCTGATAATAC
This portion of the Bacteroidales bacterium genome encodes:
- a CDS encoding response regulator transcription factor; translation: MDDIILKTVIIDDEQDAVKAIELIVSEYCPNIKIVGKASSAAEGIKEITGKKPDLVFLDIEMPHMNGFQLLESISDKKFEVIFITAYNHYAIKAFKVCAIDYILKPINIVELVNSVNKVVQLYEKQIVRDDKYELLLKNLKFIQKKRIALPTGDGTEFIDAENIIKIEAEGSYSKVYFVDRKAILVSKNLKEIETIIDDISFFRPHKSYIINLSHVKKYNLQIGGEIELIDGTKVIISRRKRDDFIKIVTAFIK